In Tessaracoccus flavus, the following are encoded in one genomic region:
- a CDS encoding 2-oxoacid:ferredoxin oxidoreductase subunit beta has protein sequence MTQGLAGVPLSLEPLTKKDYTSDQEVRWCPGCGDYAVLATFQSMMATLGIKRENTVIISGIGCSSRFPYYVDTYGMHSIHGRAPSIATGVAISRPDLNVWVVTGDGDALSIGGNHLMHTLRRNVNVTIMLFNNRIYGLTKGQYSPTSELGKVTKSTPYGSLDTPFNPVSLALGAEATFVARTIDSDRKHLAEVLTAAAEHRGASLVEIYQNCPIFNDDAFATLKGPDGVLISLRHGEPIVFGGGEYCVIRDAQGEIRVAPTADVDPSHIVVHDETRTDPSQAFALSRLTEPGVLRQAPIGIFRRVERPTYDDLVRDQIAAVKADDTEAALKSVIAGSATWEAHERPA, from the coding sequence ATGACCCAGGGCCTCGCCGGTGTGCCGCTCAGCCTGGAGCCGCTCACCAAGAAGGACTACACCAGCGACCAGGAGGTGCGGTGGTGTCCCGGTTGCGGCGACTACGCCGTCCTGGCGACCTTCCAGTCGATGATGGCCACCCTCGGGATCAAGCGGGAGAACACCGTGATCATCTCCGGCATCGGGTGCTCATCACGCTTCCCGTACTACGTCGACACCTACGGCATGCACTCGATCCACGGTCGCGCGCCGTCGATCGCAACCGGCGTGGCCATCTCGCGGCCCGACCTCAACGTCTGGGTGGTGACCGGCGACGGGGACGCGCTCTCCATCGGCGGCAACCACCTCATGCACACGCTGCGGCGCAACGTGAACGTCACCATCATGCTGTTCAACAACCGGATCTACGGGTTGACCAAGGGCCAGTACTCCCCCACGTCCGAGCTGGGGAAGGTCACCAAGTCGACTCCCTACGGCTCGCTGGACACGCCGTTCAACCCGGTCTCGCTGGCTCTCGGGGCGGAGGCGACCTTCGTGGCGCGCACGATCGACTCCGATCGCAAGCACCTGGCCGAGGTGCTGACGGCTGCGGCAGAGCACCGGGGAGCCTCGCTGGTGGAGATCTACCAGAACTGCCCCATCTTCAACGACGACGCGTTCGCGACACTCAAGGGTCCCGACGGCGTCCTCATCTCGCTGCGCCACGGGGAACCCATCGTTTTCGGCGGTGGCGAATACTGCGTCATCCGCGATGCGCAGGGAGAGATCCGGGTCGCCCCGACGGCTGACGTCGACCCCTCCCACATCGTGGTGCACGACGAGACTCGGACGGACCCCTCGCAGGCCTTCGCCCTGTCCCGGCTCACCGAGCCGGGCGTGTTGCGGCAGGCCCCGATCGGGATCTTCCGCCGCGTCGAGCGCCCCACCTACGACGACCTCGTCCGCGACCAGATCGCGGCGGTGAAGGCCGACGACACCGAGGCGGCCCTCAAGTCGGTGATCGCCGGGTCGGCCACCTGGGAAGCACACGAACGCCCCGCCTAG
- a CDS encoding M13 family metallopeptidase yields MTAISFEHSDPAVRPQDDLFRHVNGTWLANAQIAPDRSAAGNFIDLVDQAERDVRIIIEEQPVDGDPTTDSGKVAALYASFMDEDRIQALGTEPLRPILASIDQLAEPSDVARHLGWSLRHGLSPLVHFSEDADPGEPSRYALFAMQGGLGLPDEAYYRLDDHADVRDAYRSHLRRVFELAGLTDAEDQADAVMKLETAIASHHWDVVRRRDLRAMYNPMTLADLRDLSPGFDWDAYLDGAAIPHDKVAEVIVAQPSFLEGAASLLKDAPLEQWRSWARWKAIAGLSPYLSAEFVEASFDFYEKTLRGNEEQRPRWKRGVALVEGVLGEAIGKLYVERHFTPSAKEAMDALVANLLAAYRNSIEELSWMTDETREEALQKLSAFTPKIGYPSKWRDYTALSVSRDDLVGNVLAANSFELDYTLSKAGGPIDREEWGMFPQTVNAYYHPLRNEIVFPAAILQPPFFNADADDAVNYGAIGAVIGHEIGHGFDDKGSTCDGEGRLRDWWQPADREAFEGLAESLVQQYDGLVPEGVEGASVNGKLTVGENIGDLGGLGIAYKAWLLAGGDPDGEQIDGLTPAQRFFTGWAQAWRTKRRPEALKVQLGTDPHSPDEFRCNQIVRNLDAFYEAFGVTEDDALWLDEQDRVTIW; encoded by the coding sequence ATGACAGCCATCAGTTTCGAGCACTCCGATCCCGCCGTTCGCCCGCAGGACGATCTGTTCCGCCACGTCAACGGCACGTGGCTCGCGAACGCTCAGATCGCCCCCGACCGTTCCGCCGCGGGCAACTTCATCGACCTCGTCGACCAGGCCGAGCGGGACGTGCGAATCATCATCGAGGAGCAGCCCGTCGACGGGGACCCGACGACGGACTCGGGCAAAGTGGCTGCCCTGTACGCCAGTTTCATGGACGAGGACCGCATCCAGGCGCTCGGCACCGAGCCGTTGCGGCCGATCCTCGCCTCCATTGACCAACTCGCCGAACCGAGCGACGTCGCCCGTCACCTGGGCTGGTCACTCCGGCACGGGTTGAGCCCGCTCGTGCACTTCAGCGAGGATGCCGACCCCGGCGAGCCGAGCCGGTACGCCCTGTTCGCGATGCAGGGCGGCCTGGGGCTGCCCGACGAGGCCTACTACCGTCTCGACGACCACGCCGACGTCAGGGACGCCTACCGCTCCCACCTGCGGCGCGTCTTCGAGCTGGCCGGCCTCACCGACGCTGAGGACCAGGCCGACGCCGTCATGAAGCTGGAGACGGCCATCGCATCTCACCACTGGGACGTGGTGCGGCGCCGCGACCTGCGCGCGATGTACAACCCCATGACGTTGGCCGACCTGCGCGACCTCTCCCCCGGCTTCGATTGGGACGCCTACCTCGACGGCGCGGCCATCCCACACGACAAGGTGGCCGAGGTCATCGTCGCCCAGCCGTCGTTCCTCGAGGGCGCTGCGTCCCTGCTCAAGGACGCACCCCTGGAGCAGTGGCGTTCCTGGGCGCGGTGGAAGGCGATCGCGGGACTGTCGCCGTACCTATCGGCCGAGTTCGTCGAGGCCAGCTTCGACTTCTACGAGAAGACCCTGCGCGGCAACGAGGAGCAGCGCCCCCGGTGGAAGCGCGGCGTCGCCCTGGTCGAGGGAGTGCTCGGTGAGGCCATCGGCAAACTGTACGTCGAGCGCCACTTCACCCCGTCGGCGAAGGAGGCGATGGACGCGCTGGTGGCCAATCTGCTGGCCGCCTATCGAAACTCCATCGAGGAGCTCAGCTGGATGACCGATGAGACCCGCGAGGAGGCGCTTCAGAAGCTGTCGGCTTTCACACCGAAGATCGGCTACCCGTCGAAGTGGCGCGACTACACGGCGCTCTCCGTCTCTCGAGACGACCTCGTCGGCAATGTGCTGGCGGCCAACTCATTCGAGCTGGACTACACCCTGTCCAAGGCTGGGGGCCCTATCGACCGCGAGGAATGGGGCATGTTCCCCCAGACCGTCAACGCCTACTACCACCCGCTGCGCAACGAGATCGTCTTCCCCGCAGCCATCCTGCAGCCCCCGTTCTTCAACGCCGACGCCGACGACGCGGTCAACTACGGCGCGATCGGCGCGGTGATCGGCCATGAGATCGGCCACGGCTTCGACGACAAGGGCTCCACCTGCGACGGCGAGGGGCGGCTGCGCGACTGGTGGCAGCCCGCCGACCGCGAGGCCTTCGAGGGGCTCGCTGAGAGCCTGGTCCAGCAGTACGACGGCCTGGTGCCCGAGGGCGTGGAAGGGGCGTCGGTCAACGGCAAGCTCACCGTCGGCGAGAACATCGGCGACCTCGGCGGCCTGGGCATCGCGTACAAGGCGTGGCTCCTGGCAGGTGGGGACCCCGACGGCGAGCAGATCGACGGACTCACCCCGGCCCAGCGGTTCTTCACCGGCTGGGCCCAGGCCTGGCGAACCAAGCGCCGCCCGGAGGCGCTGAAGGTGCAGTTGGGGACCGACCCCCACTCCCCCGACGAGTTCCGCTGCAACCAGATCGTGCGCAACCTCGACGCCTTCTACGAAGCGTTCGGAGTGACTGAGGACGACGCGCTGTGGTTGGACGAGCAGGATCGGGTCACGATCTGGTGA
- a CDS encoding 2-oxoacid:acceptor oxidoreductase subunit alpha, producing MADQLSLDRVVIRFAGDSGDGMQLTGDRFTAETASFGNDIATLPNFPAEIRAPQGTLPGVSSFQLHFANFDIVTPGDAPDVLVAMNPAALKANLRDLRKGGVIIVDTADFTKRNLAKIGWAHNPLEDGSLGNYSVHALDLTGLATGAVAEFDLSRKDASRSKNMFALGLLSWLYSRPVEGTLKFLSEKFAKNPTIRDANIAAFKAGHAYGETTETFEVRYQVDPAPMPEGRYRQISGNLATAYGLITGAHKAGLQLFLGSYPITPASDILHELSRRKDLGVMTFQAEDEIAAVGAALGASFGGSLGVTTTSGPGMALKAETIGLAVMTELPLVVINVQRSGPSTGMPTKTEQADLLQAMYGRNGESPLPVLAAKSSTDCFDTALEACRIAVKYRTPVIMLSDGYLANGAEPWKLPDLDSIEPIEPNFATGPNGQGADGKDVFLPYERDPETLARAWAVPGTAGLEHRIGGIEKAARTGNVSYDPDNHELMTLTRRDKLRRIVADIPDIEVDDPSGRARVLVLGWGSTYGPITAAARRVRLGGRDVALAHLRHLNPMPANLGDVLRSYDKVIVPEMNLGQLAVVLQARYFVDITRYSRVRGLPISLSELEVDLNAEIDSLKEEN from the coding sequence GTGGCTGATCAGCTCTCCCTCGATCGAGTTGTGATTCGGTTCGCCGGCGATTCCGGCGACGGCATGCAGCTGACCGGCGACCGCTTCACCGCGGAGACGGCGAGCTTCGGCAACGACATCGCGACGCTGCCGAACTTCCCCGCGGAGATCCGCGCGCCCCAGGGCACCCTGCCAGGGGTGTCGAGCTTCCAGCTCCACTTCGCGAACTTCGACATCGTCACCCCCGGGGATGCGCCCGACGTGCTGGTGGCCATGAACCCGGCCGCCCTCAAGGCGAACCTCCGCGACCTGCGCAAGGGCGGGGTCATCATCGTCGACACCGCCGACTTCACGAAGCGCAACCTTGCGAAGATCGGCTGGGCCCACAATCCGCTCGAAGACGGGTCGCTCGGCAACTACTCGGTGCACGCCCTCGACCTGACCGGTCTAGCCACGGGCGCCGTCGCCGAGTTCGATCTCAGCCGGAAGGACGCGTCGCGCAGCAAGAACATGTTTGCGCTCGGCCTCCTGAGCTGGCTCTACTCGCGGCCCGTCGAGGGCACGCTGAAGTTCCTCTCCGAGAAGTTCGCGAAGAATCCGACCATCCGGGACGCCAACATAGCGGCGTTCAAGGCCGGGCACGCCTACGGCGAGACCACCGAGACCTTCGAGGTTCGCTACCAGGTCGACCCCGCCCCGATGCCGGAGGGGCGCTACCGCCAGATCTCAGGCAACCTCGCCACCGCCTACGGCCTCATCACCGGCGCGCACAAGGCCGGGCTCCAACTCTTCCTCGGCTCCTACCCCATCACCCCCGCCTCGGACATCCTGCACGAGCTCTCGCGCCGCAAGGACCTCGGCGTCATGACGTTCCAGGCCGAGGACGAGATCGCGGCCGTCGGGGCGGCACTGGGCGCCTCATTCGGTGGATCCCTCGGAGTGACGACGACGTCGGGCCCCGGCATGGCGCTCAAGGCCGAGACGATCGGTCTGGCAGTCATGACCGAGTTGCCCCTCGTCGTGATCAACGTCCAACGCTCCGGCCCGTCCACGGGAATGCCGACCAAGACCGAGCAGGCAGATCTGCTCCAGGCGATGTACGGCCGCAACGGCGAGTCGCCGCTGCCGGTGCTGGCGGCGAAGTCGTCCACCGACTGCTTCGATACTGCGCTCGAGGCGTGTCGGATCGCGGTCAAGTACCGCACCCCGGTCATCATGCTGTCCGACGGCTATCTCGCCAACGGCGCGGAGCCGTGGAAGCTGCCCGACCTCGACTCCATCGAGCCCATCGAGCCGAACTTCGCCACCGGGCCGAACGGGCAGGGCGCCGACGGCAAGGACGTGTTCCTGCCCTACGAGCGCGACCCGGAGACGCTGGCCCGCGCCTGGGCCGTGCCCGGGACCGCAGGACTCGAACACCGCATCGGCGGCATCGAGAAGGCCGCACGGACGGGCAACGTCTCCTACGACCCCGACAACCACGAGCTCATGACGCTGACCCGGCGCGACAAACTGCGCCGGATCGTCGCAGACATCCCCGACATCGAGGTGGACGATCCCAGCGGGCGGGCCCGGGTGTTGGTGCTGGGCTGGGGCTCCACGTACGGCCCCATCACCGCGGCCGCTCGTCGGGTGCGTCTCGGTGGCCGCGACGTCGCTCTGGCCCATCTGCGGCATCTCAACCCCATGCCCGCCAACCTCGGCGATGTGCTGCGCTCCTACGACAAGGTGATCGTGCCGGAGATGAACCTCGGCCAGTTGGCCGTCGTCCTCCAGGCCCGCTACTTCGTCGACATCACCCGCTACTCGCGTGTCCGAGGCCTCCCCATCTCGCTCAGCGAGCTCGAGGTGGACCTGAACGCCGAGATTGACTCCCTCAAGGAGGAGAACTGA
- a CDS encoding DEAD/DEAH box helicase, with protein sequence MSLTVGDSRTGDWFDLDVTVTVDGEEVPFLALFSALSAGDEFLLLDSGTWFSLDSPELTQLKTLVAEARAMVEEDGPGQFRLRPEHAGLWEELSALGVVAEQSAAWQSAVAALLDVDELPAVDPPERLRAELRPYQQTGFEWLRFLWRSRLGGILADEMGLGKTMQALALIQSAVEADELEAPVLVVAPTSVIGTWAAEAAAFAPDLNVAIITETGARRGAHLGEAIQDAHIVLTSYTLLRLEADDYRDIAWSTVLLDEAQFVKNHSSKAYQAVRKLRARHKIALTGTPLENNLMDLWSLLSITAPGLFPDPRAFTEAYRKPIESGEATALERLHRRIRPLILRRTKSAVATELPEKQEQLVPVELSSQHRRIYDRHLARERQKVLGLVSDLHQNRITILRSLTMLRQLSLSPALVDASYPVVSAKVDALIEMLAETIAEGHRALVFSQFTSFLALVKQRLDAEGIGYQYLDGRTRDRARRISEFRGGTDPVFLISLKAGGFGLTLTEADYVFILDPWWNPAAENQAIDRTHRIGQDKPVNVYRLVAADTIEEKVMALQESKRHLFDAVVGRAANVAAPLTADDIRGLLD encoded by the coding sequence GTGAGCCTGACGGTTGGCGACTCCCGGACTGGGGACTGGTTCGACCTCGATGTCACCGTCACCGTCGACGGCGAGGAGGTACCTTTCCTGGCCTTGTTCAGTGCGTTGAGCGCCGGGGACGAGTTCCTGTTGCTGGATTCCGGCACCTGGTTCTCCCTCGACAGCCCGGAGCTGACCCAGCTGAAGACCCTCGTCGCGGAGGCCCGCGCGATGGTCGAGGAGGATGGCCCCGGCCAGTTCCGGCTGCGGCCGGAGCACGCCGGCCTGTGGGAGGAGCTGAGCGCGCTCGGCGTCGTCGCCGAACAGTCTGCGGCGTGGCAGTCGGCGGTGGCTGCGCTGCTCGACGTCGACGAGTTACCCGCGGTTGACCCGCCGGAGCGGCTCCGCGCCGAACTCCGCCCCTACCAGCAGACCGGATTCGAGTGGCTGCGGTTCCTGTGGCGCTCGCGGCTCGGGGGCATCCTGGCTGACGAGATGGGCCTAGGCAAGACGATGCAGGCGTTGGCTCTGATCCAGTCGGCCGTCGAGGCGGACGAGCTGGAGGCCCCGGTTCTCGTCGTGGCGCCCACGTCGGTGATCGGCACGTGGGCCGCGGAGGCTGCGGCGTTCGCTCCGGATCTCAACGTCGCCATCATTACGGAGACCGGCGCCCGGCGCGGCGCACACCTCGGCGAAGCCATCCAGGACGCCCACATCGTCCTGACGTCGTACACCCTGCTCCGGCTGGAAGCCGACGACTACAGGGACATCGCCTGGTCCACGGTGCTCCTGGACGAAGCCCAGTTCGTCAAGAACCACTCCTCGAAGGCCTACCAGGCGGTGCGCAAGCTCCGCGCGCGGCACAAGATCGCGCTGACGGGCACCCCGCTGGAGAACAACCTCATGGACCTGTGGTCGCTCCTCTCGATCACTGCGCCGGGGCTCTTCCCGGACCCCCGCGCGTTCACCGAGGCGTACCGCAAGCCGATCGAGTCAGGCGAGGCCACCGCGCTGGAACGCCTGCACCGTCGCATCCGTCCCCTGATCCTGCGGCGCACCAAGTCGGCCGTCGCCACCGAACTGCCCGAGAAGCAGGAACAGTTGGTGCCGGTGGAACTGTCCTCCCAGCACCGTCGCATCTACGACCGACACCTGGCCCGGGAGCGACAGAAGGTCCTCGGGCTCGTCTCGGACCTCCACCAGAACCGCATCACGATCCTCCGATCGCTGACGATGCTCCGCCAACTCAGCCTGTCGCCCGCGCTGGTCGACGCGAGCTACCCGGTCGTGTCGGCCAAGGTCGACGCGCTGATCGAGATGCTCGCCGAGACGATCGCGGAGGGGCACCGGGCATTGGTCTTCAGCCAGTTCACGAGCTTCCTGGCGTTGGTCAAGCAACGCCTCGACGCGGAGGGGATCGGCTACCAGTACCTCGACGGACGCACCCGCGACCGGGCCCGCAGGATCTCCGAGTTCCGCGGCGGGACCGACCCCGTGTTCCTCATCAGCCTCAAGGCAGGCGGGTTCGGGCTCACGTTGACCGAGGCCGACTACGTCTTCATCCTCGATCCCTGGTGGAACCCCGCCGCCGAGAACCAGGCCATCGACCGCACCCACCGCATCGGCCAGGACAAGCCGGTCAACGTCTACCGGCTGGTGGCGGCCGACACCATCGAGGAGAAGGTCATGGCGCTGCAGGAGTCCAAGCGACACCTCTTCGACGCCGTGGTCGGGCGCGCCGCCAACGTCGCGGCCCCGCTGACCGCCGACGACATCCGCGGCCTGCTCGACTGA
- a CDS encoding NADH-quinone oxidoreductase subunit B, giving the protein MHATDWFDDGSVFVVDVPLACCALETQAAAQGRRAVDLEQLPAGAVVVVTLSGTLTTAAVPAVRHALDQLPADPTVVAFGACACVGGPYWDSYSVVAGGGQIVDVDHFIAGCPPPPDALHSYLEEVRRAGHVAG; this is encoded by the coding sequence ATGCACGCCACAGACTGGTTCGACGACGGCTCGGTCTTCGTCGTCGATGTGCCGTTGGCCTGCTGCGCGTTGGAGACGCAGGCGGCAGCCCAGGGTCGGCGCGCCGTCGATCTCGAGCAGCTACCCGCAGGAGCCGTGGTGGTGGTGACGCTGTCGGGGACGCTCACCACGGCGGCGGTGCCAGCGGTCAGGCATGCGCTGGATCAGCTGCCGGCGGACCCGACGGTGGTCGCCTTCGGAGCGTGCGCCTGCGTCGGAGGACCCTACTGGGACTCCTACTCGGTGGTCGCAGGCGGCGGGCAGATCGTCGACGTCGACCACTTCATCGCCGGGTGCCCGCCTCCTCCTGATGCGCTGCACAGCTACCTGGAGGAGGTGCGTCGTGCCGGTCACGTGGCGGGCTGA
- a CDS encoding SWIM zinc finger family protein produces the protein MTDIPTWARTLTDGDLLRAFGAATLVRGRQYAAMNRVTSVSTTADGARATVRGNAMRTYETTLWRTHDGTPHSYCSCPVGRNCKHAVALLVTMRDSTAGADWRRALSRFAPSAAPTGRTPLALSVDQTVEGFTLRPLRPGNREPWIRSGASWDDVRTSPVVFHAEHRTALLALLETRQADRFGGATGGGTFALDRMRVDGWRHLADAVRAGVELIPGHDLGGRVLPPVRLAEHPVTAVIRVDETNDGARVLPLLEVDGEELPPSTRSLLGYPAHGVALRLDDCLLLGPLRVALGEAEHALFGTGEVVVPESDLPVFASAFLPNLSRRLSVHVADGIDLPTVEPVRALARITFDALHATVSWGYRYRVGAEVHDVGLIPTNEDPPVRQPHEEQLLAHSLRDGPWGESLATVRLSGRQLIDFVSSGLPALERREDVALEVSGTPPSSGRRTRRPR, from the coding sequence ATGACTGACATCCCCACCTGGGCGCGCACGCTCACCGACGGCGACCTGCTGAGGGCGTTCGGAGCAGCGACCCTGGTGCGAGGGCGACAGTATGCCGCGATGAACCGGGTCACCAGCGTCAGTACGACCGCGGATGGAGCCAGGGCGACGGTCCGCGGCAACGCGATGCGCACTTACGAGACCACGCTCTGGCGCACCCACGACGGCACACCGCACAGCTACTGCTCCTGCCCGGTCGGACGGAACTGCAAGCATGCCGTCGCGCTGCTGGTGACCATGCGCGACAGCACCGCCGGTGCCGACTGGAGGCGCGCCCTGTCCCGGTTCGCACCGTCCGCGGCCCCGACGGGCCGCACTCCGCTGGCGCTGTCGGTCGATCAGACCGTCGAGGGATTCACGCTGCGCCCGCTCCGCCCCGGCAATCGTGAGCCGTGGATCCGGTCCGGCGCCTCCTGGGATGACGTCAGAACCTCACCGGTCGTCTTCCACGCGGAACACCGCACAGCCCTGCTCGCACTCCTCGAGACGAGGCAGGCCGACCGCTTCGGTGGCGCGACGGGCGGGGGCACCTTCGCGCTCGACCGCATGCGGGTTGACGGGTGGCGCCACCTGGCCGACGCGGTGCGGGCGGGGGTCGAGCTGATCCCGGGTCACGACCTCGGCGGCCGAGTTCTGCCGCCAGTCCGCCTGGCCGAGCACCCGGTCACCGCGGTGATTCGCGTCGATGAGACTAACGACGGTGCCCGCGTGTTGCCGTTGTTGGAGGTGGATGGTGAGGAGCTCCCGCCGTCGACCCGTTCCCTGCTCGGCTATCCGGCCCACGGTGTGGCGCTGCGGCTCGACGACTGTCTCCTCCTGGGTCCCCTGCGCGTGGCACTGGGCGAGGCGGAGCACGCACTCTTCGGGACCGGTGAGGTGGTCGTGCCCGAGTCCGATCTTCCCGTCTTCGCGTCCGCCTTCCTGCCCAACCTGAGCCGACGGCTCTCGGTCCACGTGGCCGACGGCATCGACCTGCCCACGGTGGAGCCGGTCCGGGCGCTCGCGCGGATCACGTTCGACGCGCTGCACGCCACCGTGAGCTGGGGCTACCGCTATCGCGTCGGGGCGGAGGTCCACGACGTGGGCCTGATCCCCACCAACGAGGATCCTCCGGTCCGCCAGCCCCACGAGGAGCAGCTACTCGCCCACTCTCTCCGCGACGGGCCCTGGGGCGAGTCGTTGGCCACCGTCCGGCTGAGCGGGCGTCAACTCATCGACTTCGTCTCATCCGGCCTCCCCGCGTTGGAGCGTCGTGAGGATGTTGCGCTTGAGGTCTCCGGCACGCCCCCGAGTTCCGGGAGGCGGACGAGGCGCCCCAGGTGA
- a CDS encoding 4Fe-4S binding protein: MIHGSIRLIEDRCTSCMICARECPTWCIRLTSHQEQTVPAPGARPRTHNVLDTFTIDWSLCMYCGVCIEQCPTDALEWGDSHVPSADSLVDLVHQREQLAPDA, translated from the coding sequence ATGATCCACGGCTCCATCCGCCTCATCGAGGACCGCTGCACGTCCTGCATGATCTGCGCGCGGGAATGCCCCACCTGGTGCATCCGGCTCACCTCCCATCAGGAGCAGACGGTGCCCGCCCCAGGGGCCCGACCCCGGACCCACAACGTGCTCGATACGTTCACCATCGACTGGTCGCTCTGCATGTACTGCGGGGTCTGCATCGAGCAGTGCCCCACGGACGCGCTGGAGTGGGGCGATTCGCACGTCCCGTCGGCCGACAGCCTCGTGGATCTGGTGCACCAGCGCGAGCAGCTGGCGCCGGATGCGTAG
- a CDS encoding NADH-quinone oxidoreductase subunit C: protein MPVTWRAEVEAAREAGFTFLANLTAVDEVGHSDHIRVLLWLERPDDGEPARIEALVDRDRPSLPDIADIFPGAAWLQRQVHDFFGVEFNGGDNRPLIHHGGGAPLRKDVLLEQRQEVHWPGALEPGESDAAPGRRKLVPPGVPDPSLLADPAATAADIALSATGARVRRVR, encoded by the coding sequence GTGCCGGTCACGTGGCGGGCTGAGGTCGAGGCGGCGAGGGAGGCTGGTTTCACCTTCCTGGCCAACCTGACGGCCGTGGACGAGGTGGGTCACTCCGACCACATCAGGGTGCTGCTCTGGCTCGAGCGCCCGGACGACGGCGAGCCAGCCAGGATCGAGGCGCTCGTCGATCGAGACCGGCCGTCGCTCCCGGACATCGCCGACATCTTCCCCGGTGCGGCCTGGCTGCAGCGTCAGGTTCACGATTTCTTCGGTGTCGAGTTCAACGGGGGCGACAACCGTCCGCTCATCCACCACGGTGGCGGCGCTCCGCTGCGCAAGGACGTCCTCCTCGAGCAGCGTCAGGAGGTTCATTGGCCCGGGGCCCTCGAGCCGGGTGAATCCGACGCCGCGCCGGGCCGGCGCAAGCTGGTGCCCCCGGGCGTCCCCGATCCGAGCCTCCTCGCCGACCCGGCCGCCACGGCCGCCGACATCGCCCTGTCGGCCACGGGGGCAAGGGTGAGGAGGGTGCGATGA
- a CDS encoding YihY/virulence factor BrkB family protein, which translates to MSTTSTPHPEHSSKPDSPTDIKPPSWKFVFKNAAREFGDDGLSDAAAGLTYYTVLSLFPAIIALVSILSLFGQSGDLLRNLITDLQDRGAIPVDALDVIMPVMESLLETPAPGIGLILGLLVAMWTASNYVKAFSRAMNRIYEIPEGRGFVKFNASMYALTAGMLALLALVLVLITVSGPLAESIGSLIGLGETALTVFNYAKWPILLVIVILIVSILYWGTPNVKQPKFRWLTIGAGIAIIGTILASLAFAFYVSNFGSYDETYGTLAGVIIFLFWVNIINSVLLFGAEIDAELERGRQLQGGIAAEKEIQLPMRDDKAAIKKQKKAREAVAEARELRLTAGASSDPDEKDESKS; encoded by the coding sequence ATGTCGACCACCAGCACGCCACATCCGGAGCATTCGAGCAAGCCCGACAGCCCGACCGACATCAAGCCGCCGAGCTGGAAGTTCGTGTTCAAGAATGCCGCGCGGGAATTCGGCGACGACGGCCTGTCGGACGCGGCTGCCGGCTTGACGTACTACACGGTCTTGTCGCTGTTCCCGGCGATCATCGCGCTGGTGTCGATCCTCAGCCTGTTCGGTCAGAGCGGCGATCTGCTGCGCAACCTCATCACCGATCTCCAGGACCGCGGAGCCATCCCCGTTGACGCACTCGACGTCATCATGCCCGTCATGGAGTCGCTGCTGGAGACCCCGGCGCCCGGCATAGGTCTCATCCTCGGCCTTCTGGTGGCCATGTGGACGGCCTCGAATTACGTCAAGGCCTTCTCCCGCGCCATGAACCGCATCTACGAGATTCCCGAGGGTCGCGGCTTCGTCAAGTTCAACGCGAGCATGTACGCCCTCACCGCCGGGATGCTGGCCCTCCTCGCGCTGGTGCTCGTGCTCATCACCGTGTCGGGTCCCCTGGCCGAGAGCATCGGGAGCCTGATCGGCCTGGGCGAGACCGCCCTGACGGTGTTCAACTACGCGAAGTGGCCGATCCTCCTGGTCATCGTCATCCTCATCGTGAGCATCCTCTACTGGGGTACTCCCAACGTGAAGCAGCCCAAGTTCCGCTGGCTGACGATCGGCGCCGGCATCGCCATCATCGGCACCATCCTGGCCTCGCTCGCATTCGCGTTCTACGTCAGCAACTTCGGCTCCTACGACGAGACCTACGGCACCCTGGCTGGTGTCATCATTTTCCTGTTCTGGGTCAACATCATCAACAGCGTCCTGCTCTTCGGGGCCGAGATCGACGCCGAGCTGGAGCGCGGCCGGCAGCTGCAGGGCGGGATCGCCGCCGAGAAGGAGATCCAGCTGCCGATGCGCGACGACAAGGCCGCCATCAAGAAGCAGAAGAAGGCTCGCGAGGCCGTCGCGGAGGCCCGCGAGCTGCGGCTGACCGCCGGGGCCTCCTCCGACCCGGACGAGAAGGACGAGTCGAAAAGCTGA